In a genomic window of Anas acuta chromosome 9, bAnaAcu1.1, whole genome shotgun sequence:
- the SCG2 gene encoding secretogranin-2 → MAETKTFQLGAASAVTFFFALICWVDAASFQQYQLLQKDPDYVMKNLQRFPNPDMIKALEYIEDLRKQTNKGESSPDYNSYQSVPYLLQQKESKDQVHLPENVRDSLTEDESQWVKVMLEALRQAEKESKVAPKENKPYGLSSDNSFPAGVTDDYEAYKWPERWQKYLKMPIGLYEDSSRDSPFKRTNEIVEEQYTPQSLATLESVFQELGKMAGPSNHKKERLDEDQKLYADDEDDVYKVNNIAYEDVVGGEDWNPIEEKVESQTQEEIKDSKEEIDKHEEEIDDEMKRSGKLSFPEDEMRRENKDQMSEDVSKLMNYYLKRLVGNAGNRKLRTGGELEEKRAAAFLDKQLDPQSIAQLIEISRNLQVPPEDLIDMLKAGEKKQLQSERLEAEQEAEFPEDLDEIAEANLGQSDIFKSNVNSKNGYMKQPLNAIPENLPEDLNIEDIVSLLGTDNLGNQNPSYLLNHLNQENDLPRLPYIPRRLKGRPFPKAAWINDLERRQMEYEKLNEKDEELADYLAKMLAKYPEVINTSQMKRVPVPASESDLQEDDRLEQAIREHLGQVGPQEAAKLASLSKRLSMAGDTDDTQNRQYLDEDMLAKVLEYLKQEKSELERDHITKRAMENM, encoded by the coding sequence ATGGCAGAAACTAAAACCTTCCAGCTTGGAGCAGCCTCCGCTGTCACCTTTTTCTTTGCCCTAATCTGTTGGGTTGATGCAGCTTCCTTCCAGCAATATCAGCTGCTTCAGAAGGACCCAGACTATGTAATGAAAAACTTACAAAGGTTTCCAAATCCTGATATGATCAAAGCTTTGGAATACATAGAAGATCTTCGCAAGCAAACTAACAAGGGAGAAAGCAGCCCTGATTACAACTCCTATCAAAGTGTCCCATACCTCCtgcaacagaaagaaagcaaagatcaGGTTCACCTACCAGAAAATGTGAGGGATTCTTTGACTGAAGATGAGTCTCAGTGGGTTAAGGTTATGTTGGAAGCCTTGCGACAAGCTGAGAAGGAGTCAAAAGTTGCCCCAAAGGAGAATAAACCTTATGGTCTGAGTTCCGATAATAGTTTTCCAGCTGGAGTAACAGATGATTATGAGGCTTACAAGTGGCCTGAGAGGTGGCAAAAATACCTCAAAATGCCTATTGGCCTCTATGAAGACAGTTCAAGAGACAGTCCTTTCAAGCGTACCAATGAAATAGTGGAAGAGCAATACACACCCCAAAGTCTTGCTACACTGGAGTCAGTGTTTCAGGAGTTGGGGAAGATGGCAGGACCTAGTAATCACAAGAAAGAGAGGCTGGATGAGGACCAGAAATTGTATGCAGACGATGAAGATGATGTGTATAAAGTGAATAACATTGCCTACGAAGATGTGGTTGGAGGAGAAGATTGGAATCCCATAGAGGAAAAAGTGGAAAGCCAAACGCAGGAAGAGATAAAAGACAGCAAAGAGGAAATTGATAAACATGAAGAGGAGATTGATGATGAAATGAAGAGATCAGGGAAACTCAGCTTCCCTGAGGATGAAATGAGAAGAGAGAATAAAGATCAAATGTCAGAGGATGTTTCAAAGCTAATGAATTATTACCTGAAGAGGCTGGTGGGCAATGCTGGAAATAGGAAATTAAGGACTGGAGGAGAACTTGAGGAGAAAAGAGCAGCCGCATTTTTGGATAAGCAACTTGATCCTCAGTCTATAGCTCAGTTAATAGAAATCTCAAGGAATTTACAAGTTCCTCCTGAGGATTTGATAGACATGTtgaaagctggggaaaaaaagcagcttcagAGCGAAAGGTTGGAAGCTGAGCAGGAAGCAGAGTTCCCAGAAGACCTTGATGAGATCGCTGAAGCTAATCTAGGACAGAGTGACATATTTAAAAGTAATGTAAACTCTAAAAATGGGTACATGAAGCAGCCTCTTAATGCAATTCCCGAAAATTTACCTGAAGACCTCAATATTGAAGACATAGTCAGTCTTCTGGGAACTGACAATTTAGGTAACCAGAATCCCTCCTACTTACTAAATCATCTTAATCAAGAAAATGATTTGCCAAGACTGCCTTACATTCCCAGAAGATTGAAAGGACGCCCATTTCCTAAAGCTGCGTGGATTAACGACTTGGAAAGGCGACAAATGGAGTATGAGAAACTGAATGAGAAGGATGAAGAGCTGGCTGATTACTTGGCAAAGATGCTGGCAAAATATCCTGAAGTTATCAATACGAGCCAGATGAAGCGAGTTCCCGTTCCAGCTTCTGAAAGCGACCTGCAGGAAGACGACCGGCTGGAGCAGGCCATCAGAGAGCACCTAGGCCAGGTGGGACCACAGGAGGCCGCGAAGCTGGCATCACTCAGCAAAAGGCTCTCCATGGCAGGGGACACCGATGACACGCAAAACAGGCAGTATCTGGATGAGGATATGCTAGCAAAGGTGCTAGAGTATCTAAAACAGGAGAAATCAGAGCTTGAAAGAGATCACATTACTAAACGGGCAATGGAAAACATGTAA